ACGGCTTCGACCCGGACGACCTCGAGGGGTCGCTGGACCGCCTCGTCCGCTTCAACCGGGCCAGCGCCAAGGTCCGGACGGGCGTCTACCGCGACCTCGCCGTCCGGCACCGCAGGACCGAGGTGGACGACCTGGCCGGGCTCGGCGGCCGGCTGACCGGTCACGTCGTCGCCGTGGTCCGCGCGATCGAACGGGGCGCGCGGCGCTGCGAGGTGGCCAACCTCGACCTGCTCGCCGCCCACGAGCGGCTGGAGCGGCTCGGCCGGCCGCTGCACGCCGTCGTCCGGGCGCTGCCGGCTCCCGCCCGGGCGGCCGACGGGCCGCTGCTGGGGGTGCCGGTGGCGGTCAAGGACATGATGGACGTCGCCGGGGTGCCGCGCGGCAACGGCAACCCGCGCGCGATGCTCGAGCCGCCCGCCACCACCGACGCGCCCGTCGTCGCCCGGCTGCGGGCGGCCGCCGCGGACGTCTTCGCCACCGCCAGCCTGCTGGAGTACGCGGCCGGGGCCCCGCACCCGGACCTCCCCGAGGCCCGGCTGCCCGTCGACCCCACCCGCACCGCCGGTGGGTCCAGCGGCGGCTCGGCCGCGCTGGTCGCCGCCGGCGTCTGCCCCGCCGCGCTGGGCACCGATACCGGCGGTTCGATCCGGATCCCGGCCGCCTACGTCGGCTGCGTCGGGTTCAAGCCGAGCCACGGCGTCGTCCCGGTCGACGGGGTGACCGCGCTGTCCCCGTCGCTCGACCACGTGGGCGTGCTGGCGGCCGACGTCGCCACCGCCGCACGGGTGCTGGCGGTGCTCGGCGACGTCCGACCCGGAGCGCCCCGGCGGGCGGTGGACCTGCGCCTCGGGCTGCTGCGGGCCGAGCTGGACGACCCGCGGGTCGAGCCGGGCGTGCGGGCCGCGCTGGAGGCGGGTCTGCAGCGCCTGGTCGCCGCCGGGGTCACCCTCGTCGACGTCGACGCCGCACCCCTGCAGGCGCTGCACCCGACCTTCGAACCCATCCTCCTGTTCGAGGCCTGGGCCGAGCACGGGGAGCGGGCCACGGCTGATCCCACCTGGTTCGGCCCCGACACCGACCGGCTGCTCCGGCTCGGCGCCACCGTGGCGCCGTCGACCTACCGGGCCGCCCTCGACCGGCGGGCCGCCCTGCTGCCCGCCGCCGACGCGGTGCTGGACGGCCTGGACGGGCTGCTCGGGCCGGCGGTCGCCTTCGTCGCCCCGACGGGCACCCCGCTGCTCGACTCGCCGGAGGGCGAGCTGGAAGGGCTGTTCTCGATGACGGCGAACCTCACGGGCCAGCCGGCGCTGTCGCTGCCCTGCGGCGACGCCGGCGGCCTGCCCGTCGGGCTGCAGCTGGCCGGCCGGCGCGGCGACGACGCCGGGCTGCTGGCGGTGGCCGCGGTGGTGGAGCAGGTGCTGGTCGGTTCCCCGCGCCCTGGGCCCGGTCCGCGGCGCCCTGGGCCCGTCGGAGGGCACGCCCGGTGAGCGGGCTCGCCGGGAAGGTCGCGCTGGTCACCGGGACTGCGCACGGGATCGGGGCGGCGATCGCCGCGGCGCTCGCGGCGGACGGGGCGACGGTGCACGGCGTCGACCGCGTCCCCGCGCCCGGCGTCGAGCCGCTGGACGTCACCGACGCCGCCGCGGTGGCGGCCTTCGTCGCGCGGGTCGGTCCCGTGGACGTGCTGGTCAACAACGCGGGCGGGGTGGCCGGCCAGACGGGTCGACCGGTCGAGGAGGTGACGGACGAGGACTGGCGGGCCGTCGTCGACGCCAACCTGACCAGCACCTTCGTCTGCACCCGGGCCGTCGTCCCCGGCATGAAGGCCCGCGGCTGGGGCCGGGTCGTCAACATCTCCTCGGGGGCGGGCCGCAGCGTGAGCCTCACCGGCATCCAGGCCTACGCCAGCGCCAAGGCCGGGCAGATCGGCTTCACCCGGCAGATGGCGCACGAGCTCGGCCGGTTCGGGATCACCGTCAACTGCATCGCGCCGGGCTTCGTGCTCTCCAACCCGAGCACGGAGGCGCAGTGGGAGAGCTACGGGGAGGAGGGCCAGGCCGCCCTGCTCGCCGGGATCGCCGTCCGCCGGCTGGGCACCCCGGCCGACATCGCCCACGGCGTCCGGTTCTTCACCGCCGAGGCCTCGTCCTGGGTGACCGGGCAGACCATCGCCGTCGACGGCGGCCACGGGATCTTCTGAGGCCGGCTCGGAGCGAGGCCGTCGCCGCGCCGGCCCAGCCCGGGCGTCAGCGGGCGAAGAGGTCCTGCAGCAGCTCCCGCGACGAGCCGACGTGGTGCCGCATGGCCTTCTCGGCGGCCTCGGAGTCGCGGGCCTCGAGCGCGGCCAGCAGGTCGGCGTGGGAGAGCATGCTGGAGGGCTGCGTCGGCCGGCTCGACCAGTACGAGCGCCAGAAGCGGAGGTTGTGCTGCAGCAACCGGCCGGCGGCGTCCTCGAGCAGGCCGTTGCCGGCCATCTGGACCAGGAACCGGTGGATCTCGTGGTCGTCGTGGAGGTACTCCGTCCACCCGTCGACCGAGCGGGCCCGGTCGGCGGCCTCGACCAGCTCGCGCAGCCGCGCCAGGTCGGCGTCGGTGGCCCTCCGGGCGGCGATGTAGGCGACGCCGCACTCCACGGCCTCCCGCGCCTCGAACATGTCGAGGACGTCCTCCAGGGTCACCGGCGTGACGAACGTCCCCCGCCGCGGCACGACGGTGACGAACCGGTCGCCGCAGAGGCGGGCGATGGCCTCCCGGACGGGCATCCGGCCGAAGCCGATGTCGAGGGAGAGCTGGACCTCGTTGACCACCGCGCCCGGGGGGAGCCGGAGGTCGAGGATCATCTCGAGGAGCACGTCGTAGGCCCGGTCGCTGGCGCGCGGGGAGGCGGTCACGCCGACCTCAGCCCGCCGCCGCGACGTCGCGGGGCACCGGGGTCGCGACCGGGACGACCGAGGTCTGCAGCGTGCTCCGGTCGACGACCAGCATCTGACCGTTGCGCACCGCGCTCCATCCCGTGCTGTCGGTCCAGCCCGTCGAGGTGACGACGACGCGGTCGCCGCTGCGCCGGTGCAGCAGGGTGAAGTAGTCCGGGTCGGCGTCGGCCGCGGGGTCGTGGGAGGAGACAGCGTACAGATGGCTCGGCGTCAGGAGCAGTGCGTTCAGGCTGCTGACGACAGCGCCGCTCGCGACCACCGCCTCGACCGTCCGGATCAGCGCGGTCCCCGGCTCCTCCTCCCGCATCCGCGAGCGGAGCGCCAGGAAGTAGCGCTCGCTGTCGGTCGTGCCCCGGCGCTCGCCCGCCAGCTCGGGCGCCACCAGGGCGTCCAGGGCGGCCGGCGGCTTGACCGACCCGTTGTGCGCGAAGGCGACCGTGCCGTCGGTGAAGGGGTGGGTGTTGTCGGGGCCCACGGCCAGGCCCAGCGTCGCCCATCGGAGGTGGGTGATGGCGGCGACGGCTGGCTCGCCGGCGGCCAGGGCGCCCAGCGCCGGGCTGGTCAGCGCCGAACCCGCCTCCCTGCGCACGCGCAGGTCCGCCCCCGAGCTCCAGGCGTGCCCCCAGCCGTCGCCGTGCTTGCGGGCGAGGGCGAAGAAGTCGTCACGACGGTCGGCGAGGACCTCGTCGATGGTCACCGGCGTGCGGGACACCGATCCGAGCAGGCGGCACATGGGATCTCCTGGGGGAGGCGACGACGGGGGTCGTCGCGAGGTCCGAGGTCAGCGGGCGGCGCCGAAGCCGTAGAGGGACCAGGCGTTGTCCTTCAGGACCCGCTCGCCGGTGAGCTGGGCCTGGTCGGGGGTGAGGTCGCCGTCGGCGACCAGCTCGTCGAGGGCCTCGCCCAGCAGCCGTCGGCCGTCGTGGGCGCCCATCCGGTGCAGCTCGGGCACGCGGGCGCCGTCCGAGCTGTACATCAGCCGGCTGGCGGGCGCGGTGCCGAGCGCGGCCCGGGTCACGCGGCGCATCTCACCGCGGGACAGGAACGGGATGCCGTAGGACAGGTCGAGCCAGGCGTTGCCGTAGACCGCCGCGAGGAAGGCGCCCTCGCGGACGTAGGGCCAGCAGCCGTGCAGCAGCACCACCGGCATCCCGCGGTAGGCGGGCTCCTCCAGCACCGGGCGCAGCAGCAGCGGGTCGGCCAGCCGCAGGTCCAGGTCGGGGTCGCCGTAGCCGACGTGCAGCTGCACCGGCAGCTCCTGCGCGGCGGCCGCCGCGAAGGCCAGGTGCAGCAGGGTGTCGAGCAGCGGCTGGTGGCCGAGCCGGACGGAGCCGGCGGACGTGGCCTCCGCGCGGGCCTCGGCCCACGCCGTACGGGCGGCGTCGTCGGACCAGCGGGCGACGGCCAGGCCGGTGCGGTAGCCGACGACGGACTTGAAGCCGGCCCACCCGTCTCCGCGGGCGTCGGCGACGAGGGCGCGGACGGCGTCGACCAGGGCGGGGTAGGAGCCGGTCTCGCCGACGAGGCGCTCGAACTCGGGTTCCAGCCGGAGCAGGCCCACCGCCGGGCACCCGCCCGACCGCCCCATGTCCTCGACGGTCAGCGCGGTGGCGGCGTCGGGGAAGCCGGTGTCGACGACGAGGCCCCCCAGCCGGGCGTCCCCCAGGAGGTCGGCGGTCAGCCGCTCGGCCCCGAGGGCCGCACGAGCGTCCAGCACGACCTCCTCGACCGGGTCGACGTCGTGGAAGAGCGCCATCTCGGTGACCAGCCGCTGGTAGAACACCGTGCTGGCCACGTCGACGGCCCGGGTCCGCGGGTCGGGCGACTCGGTGAACAGCCCCCGCCAGGCGGTGACGTCGCGCTGGCCCTGGTCGCGCAGCACCGCGTGGCAGTGGTTGTCGACCACGGCCACGTCGCCCAGGTCGGTCGCGGGGGCGGCCATCTCAGAACCGGTAGAAGTGGTGACGGACCTCGAACGCGACGTCCTGGGCGGCGAACGCGGCGTGCTCGGAACGGCGGACGGCCAGGTAGCAGCGCGACAGCAGCGGCCCCAGCGCGTCCATCAGCACCGGGTCGGCCTGCAGCAGGTCGAGCGCGACGTCCATCGACGACGGCAGCGGCCGGACCCGGCCCCGCGCCAGCTCCTCGGGGCCCATCCGGGCCGGGTCGTGGGCGGACGGCTCGCCCGGTTCCAGCCGGCGCTCGATGCCGTCCAGGCCGCAGGCGATCAGCGCGCCCAGCGACAGGTACGGGTTGGCGCTGGGGTCGGAGACCTTGTACTCGATGTTGAAGGTCTGCTCCTCGCGCCGGTAGAACGGCGAGGCGACCCGGAGCGCCGCCTCCCGGTTGTCGAAGCCCCAGGCCGTGGTGGCCGAGGCCCAGGCGCTGGGCACGAGCCGGCGGAACGAGTTGTAGCTGGGCACGGTGAGAGCGGTCAGCGCGGGCAGGTGCTCCGCGACGCCGGCGATGAAGTGCCGGCCGAGCGCCGACAGGCCCCCCTCGACGTCGGGGTCGTACAGCAGGCTGCGCGTCCCGGAGGCGTCCCACAGGCTGAAGTGGACGTGGGCCCCGCTGCCGATGGCGTCGGGGAAGGGCTTGGCGGCGAACGAGGCCAGGATGCCGTGCCGCTGGGCGACGCCCCGGACGGTGTCGCGGAACTTCATCTGCTGGTCGGCGGCGGCGAGCGCGTCGGTGTGCCGTACCGAGATCTCGCGCTGGCCGGGCCCGTACTCGTTGATGCACTGCTCGACGACGATCCCCTGGGCGGTCAGCGCGTCGACGGTCTCCAGCATCAGCGCGTCGGCGTGGTCGTGCCCGATGGCGCTGTAGACCGGGGAGTGGGTCGGACCGTCGACCGGCTGGAAGCCACCCTCGACCTCGGTCGCCAGGTAGTACTCGTTCTCGAAGGTCGCCTGGAGGGTGATCCCGAGACCGGCGGCGCGGGCGAGGACGCGTTGCAGGAACGAGCGCGGGCACGCGCCCCAGTCCTGGCGGTCGTGGTCGAGCTGGTCGCAGAGGACGCTCGCGCTCCCCGGCGACCAGGGCAGCACAGTGAAGGTCGCGGGGTCGGGCACCAGCCGGATCTCCCCCACCGGTTCCATGCCCTCGACCGGGACGACCTGCTCCAGCAGGTCGATCGCCATCTGGGCGCGGGTCAGCCCGACGCCCTCGACGAGCTTGTGCGCCAGCTGGTCGACGTGGACGGCCTTGGCCCGGGCGACGCCGCTCACGTCGCAGTACTCGAAGCGGACCAGCCGGACCCCCGCGGCGCGCGCGGCCGCTACGACCTCGGCGACCTGCGGGTCGACCGCCGTGCTGAGCTCTGCCGCGGGCACGAGGCCTCCTCCGTCGGTCCTGATGTCAGGCAGGTATATCAGGCCGGGGCGGCGGGCCCGGCCGCGTCCCGGCGATCGCGGACGACCGACCCGGAACCTTCACACGATCGTCACAACCGGTCGTCCTGGTTGCCGACGAGCGCTTCGGGGTACAGGGGTTTACGCCGTAAACACGACGCGGCGAGCACCAGCACCTGGAGGAACCATGAGCAGCGCAGTCACCCCCCCGTCCGGGCACGACCAGGACACGAACCGCGGCGCCGACGGCGACACCGGCACCCGGGCCGGCACCACCGGTGCGGCCTCCGCCGGCACCACCGCCGGCGGGCCGAGCAGCCGCGAGGTGGTGCGGCAGCAGAAGGAGCGCTTCGGCGGCATGAAGTTCGGGTCGTGCTTCTTCGGCTGGCTGACCGCCACCGGCACCGCCCTGCTGCTGACCGCGCTGCTCTCGGCGGTGGGGGCCGGGGTCGGGCTCACCCAGCGGGTCGACGCGGGCCAGGCCACGGACAACGCCCGGACCATCGGCCTCGTCGGCGGCATCGTGCTGCTCGTGGTGATCTTCATCGCCTACCTCGCCGGCGGCTACGTCGCCGGCCGGATGGCGCGCTTCAACGGCGCCAAGCAGGGCATCGGCGTCTGGCTCTGGGCCCTGATCATCGCCGTCGTCGTCGCGGTCCTCGGCGCCATCGCCGGTGACCGGTTCAACCTGCTGGCCAACCTGAACGGCTTCCCGCGGATCCCGGTCAACGAGGGTGACCTGACCACGGGCGCCATCATCACCGCGGTCGCCGTCGCGCTGGCCGCCCTGCTGGGCGCCGTCCTCGGCGGCCTCGCCGGGATGCGCTACCACCGCCGCGTCGA
The window above is part of the Friedmanniella luteola genome. Proteins encoded here:
- a CDS encoding SDR family NAD(P)-dependent oxidoreductase — translated: MSGLAGKVALVTGTAHGIGAAIAAALAADGATVHGVDRVPAPGVEPLDVTDAAAVAAFVARVGPVDVLVNNAGGVAGQTGRPVEEVTDEDWRAVVDANLTSTFVCTRAVVPGMKARGWGRVVNISSGAGRSVSLTGIQAYASAKAGQIGFTRQMAHELGRFGITVNCIAPGFVLSNPSTEAQWESYGEEGQAALLAGIAVRRLGTPADIAHGVRFFTAEASSWVTGQTIAVDGGHGIF
- a CDS encoding GntR family transcriptional regulator is translated as MTASPRASDRAYDVLLEMILDLRLPPGAVVNEVQLSLDIGFGRMPVREAIARLCGDRFVTVVPRRGTFVTPVTLEDVLDMFEAREAVECGVAYIAARRATDADLARLRELVEAADRARSVDGWTEYLHDDHEIHRFLVQMAGNGLLEDAAGRLLQHNLRFWRSYWSSRPTQPSSMLSHADLLAALEARDSEAAEKAMRHHVGSSRELLQDLFAR
- a CDS encoding amidohydrolase family protein, giving the protein MAAPATDLGDVAVVDNHCHAVLRDQGQRDVTAWRGLFTESPDPRTRAVDVASTVFYQRLVTEMALFHDVDPVEEVVLDARAALGAERLTADLLGDARLGGLVVDTGFPDAATALTVEDMGRSGGCPAVGLLRLEPEFERLVGETGSYPALVDAVRALVADARGDGWAGFKSVVGYRTGLAVARWSDDAARTAWAEARAEATSAGSVRLGHQPLLDTLLHLAFAAAAAQELPVQLHVGYGDPDLDLRLADPLLLRPVLEEPAYRGMPVVLLHGCWPYVREGAFLAAVYGNAWLDLSYGIPFLSRGEMRRVTRAALGTAPASRLMYSSDGARVPELHRMGAHDGRRLLGEALDELVADGDLTPDQAQLTGERVLKDNAWSLYGFGAAR
- a CDS encoding glutamine synthetase family protein, with translation MPAAELSTAVDPQVAEVVAAARAAGVRLVRFEYCDVSGVARAKAVHVDQLAHKLVEGVGLTRAQMAIDLLEQVVPVEGMEPVGEIRLVPDPATFTVLPWSPGSASVLCDQLDHDRQDWGACPRSFLQRVLARAAGLGITLQATFENEYYLATEVEGGFQPVDGPTHSPVYSAIGHDHADALMLETVDALTAQGIVVEQCINEYGPGQREISVRHTDALAAADQQMKFRDTVRGVAQRHGILASFAAKPFPDAIGSGAHVHFSLWDASGTRSLLYDPDVEGGLSALGRHFIAGVAEHLPALTALTVPSYNSFRRLVPSAWASATTAWGFDNREAALRVASPFYRREEQTFNIEYKVSDPSANPYLSLGALIACGLDGIERRLEPGEPSAHDPARMGPEELARGRVRPLPSSMDVALDLLQADPVLMDALGPLLSRCYLAVRRSEHAAFAAQDVAFEVRHHFYRF
- a CDS encoding class II glutamine amidotransferase, translating into MCRLLGSVSRTPVTIDEVLADRRDDFFALARKHGDGWGHAWSSGADLRVRREAGSALTSPALGALAAGEPAVAAITHLRWATLGLAVGPDNTHPFTDGTVAFAHNGSVKPPAALDALVAPELAGERRGTTDSERYFLALRSRMREEEPGTALIRTVEAVVASGAVVSSLNALLLTPSHLYAVSSHDPAADADPDYFTLLHRRSGDRVVVTSTGWTDSTGWSAVRNGQMLVVDRSTLQTSVVPVATPVPRDVAAAG
- a CDS encoding amidase family protein, whose translation is MQTVVIGAGAVGGTVAAHLVEAGEDVLLCDVDPVHVDALNAHGLRVVGPVRELTVPVRAALPADLPDRVERAVVAVKSHHTADAAALLRHRLAPEGHVLSLQNGMTTPALAEAVGADRVVVGFVNFGADLLEPGVVLLGNVATVRVGEPSGPVTDRVRAWARRLPWAEATDNIDGYRWSKEAYGAMLFATAVSDLTIADALADPRYRPLMLGLAREVVGLARAQHPPVRLEAFDGFDPDDLEGSLDRLVRFNRASAKVRTGVYRDLAVRHRRTEVDDLAGLGGRLTGHVVAVVRAIERGARRCEVANLDLLAAHERLERLGRPLHAVVRALPAPARAADGPLLGVPVAVKDMMDVAGVPRGNGNPRAMLEPPATTDAPVVARLRAAAADVFATASLLEYAAGAPHPDLPEARLPVDPTRTAGGSSGGSAALVAAGVCPAALGTDTGGSIRIPAAYVGCVGFKPSHGVVPVDGVTALSPSLDHVGVLAADVATAARVLAVLGDVRPGAPRRAVDLRLGLLRAELDDPRVEPGVRAALEAGLQRLVAAGVTLVDVDAAPLQALHPTFEPILLFEAWAEHGERATADPTWFGPDTDRLLRLGATVAPSTYRAALDRRAALLPAADAVLDGLDGLLGPAVAFVAPTGTPLLDSPEGELEGLFSMTANLTGQPALSLPCGDAGGLPVGLQLAGRRGDDAGLLAVAAVVEQVLVGSPRPGPGPRRPGPVGGHAR